One Archangium violaceum genomic window, GACGTCCGGGGAGTCCTTCTCCCCCTCGGGCACCAGCAGCTCGCGGGGCTCCACCCGGGCCAGCGCCTCCACCAGCTCCTGCGTCGTCTCCGCCTCCAGGGTGAAGAACTCCCCCGTGGAGGCCTCCAGCAGCGCCGCCCCGAAGCCCTCCGCCCCCGGGTACATGGCGGCCAGGAAGTTGCTCGCCCGCGGCTCGAGCGCCTCCTCGTCCAGCACCATGCCGGGGGTGATGATGCGCGTCACCTCGCGCTTGACGAGCCCCGGCCCGCTGCCCGCGTCCTCCACCTGCTCGCAGATGGCCACCTTCAGCCCGTGCTCCACGAGCTTGGCGATGTACCGGCGCGCCGAGTGGTACGGCACCCCGGCCATGGGCACCTTCTCCGCGTTCTTCGCCCGCGCGGTGAGGGTGATTCCGAGGATCTCCGAGGCGCGCACCGCGTCCTCGAAGAACATCTCGTAGAAGTCCCCGAGCCGGAAGAAGAGGATGGCGTCCGGGTTGAGCGCCTTCGTCTCGAGGTACTGCCGCATCATCGGGGTGAGCGCGCCAATCTCCCGCGCCCCGGACGGCTCGCCCGCCGTCTCCGCCGGCGTCTCGGCCTCGTCCCCGTGTCCCTTGCCTGCCTTCGCTTGCGTCGCGCCCATCGCCGCCCCTTGTGTCATGCGTCCGGTCCTGGATCAACAGAACACATGACTTCCGCAGTCCACCCGTCCGCTCCTACTCCGCCGATGGCTAGCACGCCCCCCTGACATCCAGCCGTCGTGGGCCCGGAAAATCGTCACCTCCCAGCCGAAAACGGTGGTCCGAAGCCGCTTTGACGTGCAACCTGTCGCGCGCCATGGAGACTCGAACCGTCCCTCCCGTTCCCAAGCTCTTCAAGGTCGCAGTCGCGCCCGTCCAGGCGTTCTTCCGTCTGGAGGCGGGCAGCGGCATCCTCCTGGCGCTCTGCGCCGTGGTGGCCATGATCTGGGCCAACTCCCCCTGGGCCGACAGCTACGTGGCCCTCTTCGACGCGCCCCTGGCGCTCGGGCTGGGGGGCACCCTCTTCCACTTCACCTTCCGTGAATTCATCAACGACGGGTTGATGACGATCTTCTTCTTCCTGGTGGGAATGGAGATCAAACGCGAGCTGGCGGCCGGGGAGCTGCGCAGCCTGTCCAAGGCGCTGCTGCCGCTCGTGGCGGCGGTGGGCGGCATGGTGGTGCCGGCGGGCATCTACGCGGCGCTCAACGCGGGGACGCCAGCGCTCAAGGGGTGGGCCATCCCCATGGCCACGGACATCGCCTTCGCGATCGGGTGTCTCACCCTGCTCAAGGGGCGGGTGAGCCATGGGCTGGTGGTGTTCCTCACCGCGCTGGCCATCTTCGACGACATCGGAGGCATCCTCGTCATCGCCATGTTCTATGGCACGGGGCTGCACGTGGATTGGCTGCTGGGGGCGCTGGCCATCACCTTGGTGCTGGCGGCCTGCAACAAGTACTACGTGCGCAACGGGCTGGTGTACGCGGTGCTCGCCGGGGCGCTCTGGTACGCCATGCACCACGGCGGCGTGCACGCCACCATCGCGGGCGTGGTGGTGGGCATGATGATCCCCGCCAAGCCCTCGCGCCGGGGCCGGGACGTCCTGGATGAGCTGCACGGCTACATCGGCCAGCTCCTGCGCGAGCCCGAGGACGAGGCCGTGCGCACCGGCCAGTTGCTGCACATCGAGGAGCAGCTGGAGGACATCGAGCCGCCGCTCACCCGCTTCGTGCACCTGTGGCACGGGTGGTCCGCGTACGCGATCGTCCCGCTGTTCGCGCTGGCCAACTCGGGCATCTCCGTGAAGGGGATGCACCTGTCGGATCTGCTGGAGCCGCTGCCGCTCGGGGTGATGCTCGGCCTCTTCCTGGGCAAGCAGGTGGGCATCTTCCTCTTCACCTGGGTGGCGGTGAAGGCGGGGCTGTCGGATATGCCGGGCCGGGCGCGGGCGCTGCAGCTGCACGGGGTGGCGGTGGTGGCCGGCATCGGCTTCACGGTGGCGCTGTTCGTGGCGGGGCTGGCCTTCGCCAACGAGCCGCTGCTGCTGGCGGAGGCGAAGCTGGGCATCCTGCTCGGCTCCCTGTTGTCCGCGGTGGTGGGCTACCTGGTGTTGCGTTTTGGACCCATGCCCCGGCCCGGGACGCAGCCGTCCGCCGAGCCCGCTTCCGGGGCGGCCTGACCGGACCCAGGAGCCGTTCTTGGGGTTTGCGGGCCGCGCGGGCCCGTGGAAAGGTGCCGGCCCCGTGCTCCTCCAGGATTTGAACCGCGTCCGGCAGATTGGGGTCATCGCAGCGCGCCACGGCTTCGGCGAGTGGCTCGAGCGGGCGGGGGTGTGGCGTCTGCTCGGGCGGCGGGAGAAGGTGGAGGTCTCACCCGAGTCCCAGCGGGCCTCCACCGCGCACCGCTTCCGGATGCTGCTCAACGATCTGGGCCCCACCTTCGTGAAGCTGGGGCAGATCCTCTCCACGCGCGCGGACCTGCTGCCGGCCGAGTTCGTCGAGGAGCTGGCCACCCTGCAGGATCAGGTGGAGCCCATCCCCCTGGAGGACGTGTACGCGCGCATCCGCGAGTCGCTGGGCCGGGAGGCGACGGAGCTCTTCAAGGAGATCGATCCCCAGCCGCTGGCGGCGGCGTCGATCGCCCAGGTGCACCGGGCGGTGACGCTGGAGGGGGACGAGGTGGTGGTGAAGGTGCAGCGGCCGGGGATCAGCGAGCGGATCGACTCGGATCTGGTGGTGCTGCGCTCGCTGGCGAGGCTGCTGGAGGCGGTGGTGGAGGAGACGGGCATCTACTCGCCCACCGGCATCATCGACGAGTTCGACCGGGCCATCCACGAGGAGCTGGACTTCGTGCACGAGGCCGCGAACATCCGGGCCTTCCTCGAGAACCACCGCAACCGGCCGTACATGAAGATTCCGCGGGTGTACGCCGGGCTCAGCAGCCGGACGGTGCTGACGATGGAGTTCATCCGGGGGGTGAAGATCAGCCAGGCGGAGCTGTCGCAGGAGGACCGGCGCGAGGTGGCGGGCCACATCCTGGACGCGAGCTTCCGGCAGCTCTTCGAGGACGGGCTGTTCCATGGAGATCCGCACCCGGGGAACATCCTGGTGCTGGAGGGCAACCGGCTGGCGCTGCTGGACTTCGGGGTGGTGGGCCGGCTGTCGCGCGCCATGCAGGAGACGCTGGTGATGCTGGTGCTGGCGGTGGCGCTGAAGGACAGCGACTCGGTGGCGCGCATCCTCTACCGGGTGGGCGTGCCGGACGCGCGGGCCAACCTGATGGGCTTCCGCAACGACATCGAGGGCCTGCTCGGGCGCCACCTGCCGACGACGCTGGGCGAGGTGGACGCGCGCAGCCTCATGCGCGAGCTGTTGGATCTGGCGGTGAAGTACCGGATCCGCATTCCCAAGGAGTACGCGCTGCTGAGCCGGGCCTCGGTGTCCACCGAGGGCATGATGCGCAGCCTGTACCCGGATCTGAACATCCTCGAGGTGGCCATGCCGTACGCCAAGGAGCTGCTGGCGGACCGGTATGATCCGAGCCAGCTGCAGGGGGGGCTGATGCGGACGCTGCTGCGCTTCCAATCGCTGGCGCAGGATCTGCCCACGCAGCTGTCGCAGATCTTGCTGGACCTGGAGTCGGGGAAGTTCAGCGTGACGGTGCGGGCGGAGCAGTTCGAGAAGCTGAACGAGAACCTGCGCAGCGCGGCGATCGTGATGTTCCTGGGCCTGTGCGCCTGCGGGTTCATCGTGGGGGCGTTCATCTCGTTCGCGCAGACGCAGTGGCAGTACCACGGGGTGCCGGTGCTGGGGATCCTGGGCGTGGCGCTGTCGGCGGCGCTCTTCGGGGCGAGCCTCACCTGGTACCTGTTCGGCAAGCGCTTCGGGAAGGTGCGCGTGAGCCGTTGGCTGGCGAAGAGGCGCCCCCGGTAGGCGCCTGCGTCGAGGGCCCACCGTGGCGGGTGGTCCACCCGGGTGACACCCCAGGTGGTCCTTCAAAGGGGCGGCTCGTTCTGGTTGAAACCGGGAGCGGACATTCCCCCCTTCGCTCCGTGCTCATCCTCCCACGCTTCTATTCGACATCCACCACGGCCCGGCTCGAGACCCGGGCGCGGCAGCTCGGCATGCGCCTGGGCATCGCCTATGGCGAAGGTGACCGCTGCGATCGCTACTTCATCGTCTCGGTGAACGGAAAGAAGCTGGAGCGCATGGTGCCGCTCGGGTGGACCGGCTCCGAGGCGGAGGAGGGCCTGGTGCAGTACGCGAAGGAGCTCCACTCCTCCAGGTGAGCCCGCGGGCCCCCTCCTGTTCACCCATCACCCACCCTACCTGTCACGTTCGGGAAGATGACCTACCGCTCTGGTAACCTGCGCCGCTTTCGGAGGCGACGGGATGCGCGACGAAAGCGGTGGAAACGGTAGGAATGGAAGTGACTGGCCGGGCTTCACCCCTGGCACGGTGGTAGCAGGGTTCACCATCGAAGGACTGATCTCCACCGGTAGCTCCGGGGCCGTGTACCGGGCGAGACGGGGGGAACAGCTCTTCGCCATCAAGCTGGTGCCCAGGAACCCGCGGGGAGACCGGGAGGTGGACGCCCTGCGCCGGATGCGCCACCCGAACGTGGTGGGCTTCCATGGGTATGGCTTCTGGCCGGACGACGAGCCGCGTGCCCTGGTGCTGGCCCTGGAGCTCGTCGACGGCCGCCCGCTGGACGTCTGGGCGCGGGAGGAGAACCCCTCCGCGCTCGAGCTGGTGAGCCAGGTGCTGCTGCCGCTCGCGCTCACGCTGGCGGACGTGCACGCCGCGGGCGTGGTGCACCGGGACATCAAGGAGCCCAATATCGTCATGCGCGAGGCAGACGGGCTCCCGGTCCTGGTGGACTTCGGCGCGGCGGGGCTCGAGGACACCCCGCGCCTGACGCTGCGGCTGCCCCCGGGCACCCCGGAGTACCGCGGCCCCGAGGCGTGGCGCTTCGCCCGGGAGTGGGAGGGCGAACCGTACCCGGCCGGGCCCGGGGATGACCTGTGGGCGCTGGGCGTCGTCACCTACGCGGTGCTGACGCGCAGACTGCCCTTCGGGGACCGGCGTGACCCGGGGATGGTGCGGGCCATCCTCCATGAACCCCCCCCGGCCCCGCATGCGCTCAACCCGAGCGTACCCCTGGCCCTGAGCGAGCTGTGCCTGCGGATGCTGGAGAAGGAGCCCGGCGCCCGGTTCGCCAGTGCCCGGGAGCTCGCGGAGGCCCTGGCGACGGAGTGGGCCCGGGCCGATAGATCCTGGCTCGTGCCGCTGTTCCCGGGAGCCGGGCACGAGGAGCGCCCCGCCCCATCCCTGGCGAGGCCCGAGCGACAGCCTCCCAGGAGACAGTGGCTGGCCGCCAGCTCCGTCCTCACCATGGCCCTGGCCTTGCTGGCGACAACGCCGACCCAACCTCCGGAGTCACCCTCCCCGCCCCCACCGCAGCAGGCCAGTACTCGCCAGGAATTGGCCTCCACCCAGGTGACGGGAGAAGTTGTCCCTGACGCGGGACCTCAGAAGTCACCCACCCCCGCGCCCGTCGCCCCGGCGACGTCCAACGAGGAAACCCAGATGATGACATCCAAGAAGGCTCGATCCCTGGCCGCGGCCACCCTGATTACCTGCGTGGGCCCCGGCTGCGCGAGCGTCCAGCGGCGTCAGCCACCGCCGGAGGAGGCGTGCCCCCCCGGATCGGAGGAGACCCTCAAGCGATTCGGGATTCTCGTGGGGCAGAGCATGTACCTCAGCCTCCAGCTACCCATTCAGGGGATGGTGCCCGTTTCCGAGGGAGGCATCAGCGTCTGGCTCGAGGAGATACTGCCGGAAAGGCTCCTCCCCTACAGGAGCATGCTCCACGGAAAGCTGTTGTTCGGAGACAACCGTGTCTACGGCCGTTTCACGAAGCTCCAATTGAAGGGGAGCGAGGAGTTCCTTCCGATCTGCATCGAGCTCGACGAGATCGTCACCGACAGGAGGTTGAATATGAACATCGGCACCGCGACCGGCGTGTCGGTGCATCCGGGTAGCACCCCGGAGAAAGCCATCGTGCGGGGACTCCTCCGTGCCAGCGTGGTGCACAGATTCGGCTTCTAGAGCCGCGCTGGAGACACATTCCCGTGCCCCCCTACCCCCACCCTCCTGGCCCTGGTTCTTCTTCAAATCACCACCGTTGTGGAAGCGGCTTCGGCTTGCGAGGATTCACGGCGCATCGAATTGTCATCACCCGCCACGGCAGCAACCCGGGAGATTTGTGTCAGCCCGGGAATCATGACGGGCTTTCTCTTCGACACGCGTGTCTTCCTGGAGTTGCAGGACGAAATGCGCTTCGTGGAAGTGCTGCGTGGACGGAGTGGCATCAGCTTCATGCCTCCACGGGACATGGCGATCGGAGAGCGCCTCCGGCTCACGGCTCGCTCCGGAGATGGGTCGTCCGAGGAAATCGTCACCTTCACGCTCGTAGCCCACCGGGGACTCGCCACGCGGCAGGTGGAGGTGTACCGCGACAGGAGAACCCGGGAATCCTATTATCAGGAGGCGGAGCAGGAGCGCGCCAACAACCAGAAACTCCGCGAGGAGCTCCAGCGGTTATGGACCCAGCTCGAAGAGAAGCATGGATTGCGAAGCCTTCTTGCCAGCGGGCTCGTGGACGAAAGGGGAATCCGGGGCACGCCTGCTCAGAAGGATGGCGGCCCAGCGCCAGATACGATCTCCTACACGAAAGCCACATTCCTCCGGGCGAAGCTGTTCGTGGTCGTGTGGGTGTCGATCAACAACACCACCACAACGCCGTGGATGGCAACGGGGGCGTCGCTCATTGATTCTCGAGGTGAGGAATTGCCGGGATTGATCCTTCGACACGATGCGCCCATTCAGCCCTCGGAGAGCCGACCCGTCTATGTGGAAGCCGGAGTTTCGGCCTGGCAGGCACAAGGCACCATGGTGCTGAAACTCTGGGATCAGAGATCGCGTACCGTCACCATTCCAGGAGTGGTGTTCCCGGAGCTCGAGAAGACAGTACGCGAAATCCACAATTGAGCCGAAGGGCCCCGGGCGAACTCCTCCCGGGGCCTTCATGGTACCAGATGATGATGCAGGCGATGAGCGCGGGACGTTCCAAAGCCCGGGGCGGGTCCAAACGCATGACCTTGGTGAGCTCTTCTCTCCACGCGCTCGGCGTTGTTGTCGTGACGGCGCACCCGACGGGGGCCATTGCCTCCAAGGCGCCCGCGCCTCGCGCGCTCGTGTTCGCCCAGAATCCCGTCCGGACCCCCGAACCCAGCGAGCAGGTGCTCCCGCTCGCCGTCGCCGCTTCGGCCACCGCCCTGGCGGCCGCTCCCAGGGCTCGGTGACAGACACCACCCGGCGGGCGAAGCCCAGGGGATTGGCGCCCGGCCCATCACTGGGCGCCGACACCACGATCTTGCCGGCGTCCCATTGGAGCACCTCCGGGTTGTCGGCCTTCGGGAAGAGCAACCTGTCCGGCTTGACGACGACCGTTCGCGCCTGTGTCTCGGTGGCGACCTCCACCCCGGGTCGTGGCTGTAGGGTGTTGTAGTCCGGCTCGAAATGGGGCTCCCACTCGAGGTCGCCAAAATCGGGATCCGGCTGTTCTTCACCCGGCGCGTCCGGCTCCTCCTCGGCCGGTGGCTCCGAGTTCGCGCAGGCGCCAGTGAGCATGAGACAGAGAAGCAGCGCGAGCTTCCGGGAGGAACGTCCCTCCCTCCAGACACGGCGGCTTCGACCCCGGTAGCGGATGCCGTCCGGGGGAACGGCTGTATCGGACATGAGCGCTCCTGATGATTCGAAAGGAGGATGCCCTGTCTTGCACACCACGTTCCCGTTCATCCGGGAGGAGGAGGCGGAACCCTCGCCCCAACCCGGATGATGTGTCACGGGGCGCCGTTGGCACTTCAATGACGTGTCAATGACGCCCCCTCATCAACAGCGGGCGGCTCCAGGGCATGAGGCCCGGAGCCGCCACACGGCGAATTCCGCTCAGGGATTCCCGCGGTGCCGCTCGAGGACGGCGGCCTGCGACAGCGGCTTGAACACCGGATCCAATTCGTAGGCGTTCAGGATGTTGCAGGCGGGCAGCTTCTCCCAGCTCCCGGAGGCCCACATCGTCGCGCCCATGCCGATGCCGTCCAGGAACGCGAGGAACTCCTCACCGTCCGCTTCCCAGGCGCCCTTGTCGTTCGGGTGCATCTGCGTGCTGGGCCAGCCGTACTCACCGATGAAGCCCTGGGTGCCCTGGGCCGCCACCCAGTCGGTGAAGGGCTTCACCCGCGCGATGGTGTACGCGCCCACCGATGCATGACCCTTGAGCCGGGCCTCCGCCAGATACACGTCGTGATGTGACTTGTACTTCCCGCCGCCGTCCCCCTCGTACTCGGGGAAGTCGAGGGCGTCCATGTAGATGTGCGCGTGATACATGATGTTGTTGTAGCGGTCGGTAATCCACTTGCGCGGGTGGTTCCTCGGCCACTTCTCCGCCGAGCTCCACGAATAGCCCTCCACCATGAGGAGCGTGCTGTCGTTGTTCGTATAGCGGAGCTTGTCCACCACCGCCTGCGAGTAGATCTCCCACTGCCGTGGAGGCTTGATTTCACCGGTCCGGGTGCCCTGGCTCACCTGGTCGACGTAGAAGACGTGAGAGGTGCCGGCAGTCGTCCCGTCCACGATGAACTGGATGCCGATGACCTTGTAGCTGGCCCACAGTGCCTCGTCGGGGTTGAAGTACACCCGGTTCTCGATGCCCTTGGTGATGGGGAACTCATCGCTGAAGTAGTTCGTCATCCAGTCCATGGAGGACATCACCATCCGGGCACGAACCGAGCCGGGCGTCGACGTGGGCACGAAGACCTTCGCCTGGAAGGTCCTCCCGTGGGTGATGGAGGTGGACTTCGTGCTCGAGTACAACCGCGCGCCGAAGATATTGCTCTTGCCTTCCTTCGCCGTGGCGACGCCGGAGATCTTCATCGAGCCCTGGCCACCGCGGGCCTCCCGGATGACGCCCTCCGTGCCCTGGGCCACCCAGCCATCGAGGCCCGACTCGAAGCTCGAGATGGAGACGGCACTCGACAGCGTGCCCTCGACGGCGGGCAGGTCATGGGGCTCGTTCATGATGTCGTACGCGTAGACGGCCGAGTACGCCGGGGCGTCCGCCTTGATGGCGGCGGCGATCAGGCTCCAGACGTTCGCGTACTGGGTGCTGGTGGGCCCGCCCGCCTCCCCGAAGGCACGCGTCACCCCGCCGGACGTGTAGCGGCCGTAGTTGTGCATGTCGACGATGACCTTGAGGCCCACCGAGTTCGCGTAGCGGAGCGTCTGCAGCAGCAGGTTCTTGTAGTCCGTGTTCAGCCCCTTGTTCAGGTCGGGCTGGATGCGCTCCCAGATGAAGGGGATGCGCACGACGTCGTGGCCGCGGTTCTTCAGGTATCGCAGGGACTCGAGGCTCGGTGCCGAATACGTGGTCCCGGGGATTCCGGGGAGCACGTGGCCGGCATTACCCAGGTCCATGAGGTTGATGCCCCGCCGGTAGCGCAGGGGCCCGCTGTTCACGTGGAACGTGTAGTTGTCCACCACCCTCCCGGCCTCGAAGTAGACGACGGTGCCCGCGACGTTGGTCGCCTTCGTCATCCAGAGGTAGTCACCGGGGACGAGGTTGGAGGGACTCGTACGGGTGTACTGCTTCGTCTCCCCGGCGATGAAGTTCTGCCCCGTCACGATCTGCTTGTGGACCGCGGAAGGAGAGATGCCACCCGAGGTCGTGTACGGCCGGATCTCGAAGGTGATGGTGACGTTCGACACGGCTTCCGGCGACTGAATGCCGATGAAGAAGCCAACGCTTTGTCCCGGGGGGACGTCCCTCGGCCCGGCCTGGGCGCCCCGGTTCACGAAGGTAAGGGCACTGGCCGGCAGCGGCGTGCCCACGAGGAAGAGAATCGACGAGAGAAGAACCCAATGAATGGCACGCAGATGCAACGTTACACCTCTCCATCTCAGGCGCACTGACGCGCAGGACACATGGCGACACCGCGTGCCTCATGCGTGAAGCGATCCGGAGCCCGTCGCCAGGGACTCCTCGAGGCGTCCACCAGAAATCCAACAGAAGGCGGTTGCGCCGCTATAACATGAATTCCATGTTATTAAAAGCGCCCCCCAGCGCGGACATATCGCTATTGGAGTTTGATAAAAAAGCAAAGCCAACCACGGGCAGGTACTCACATTGCTGGCGAGTCTGCTCGTGGTTGGCTCATTCCGACGCGAAGCTCGAAGTCGGCCGGGCGATGTCAGGGATTGTAGAGCAGCGCCGGAGCCAAATGCGCCCGCTTTCCTCGAGCCGCTCCACCGTGCTTCCCTGGCCGAGGAAGCGGTAGCACCGTGAAGTGGTCCGTGGCCTTGCGGCCGGACCTACCACCTCCACACAATGCCGGGCATGAGCGACACGGCGACGAGCAGGGCCCGGACCATTCTCACCATCGTAGCGGGCTCCCTGCTGCTCCTGCTGGCACTCGCCGCGGGTGCGTTCTGGCGCCTGGACCAGCGCGCCCGGAAGGCGGGGGATGAGCTGATCGCGGAGGTCCAGGCCCTCGAGACCCTCCGCGTGGTGCGCCCCGCGCATACGGACGCGCCCACTCCCGGCTCGCTCGCCCAGACGCTCGGGCCCCTGATGCAGGAGCTCCTCATTCTCCAGAAGGCCGAGCCCAGGCTGGAGGAGCCGGTCAACGTCCGGTGCCGGGAGGTCCGCGATGGAAAGCGCCCCCTCACGGAGCTGCCCGGGGTGTGCCGCGAGTCCCTCGAGCGGGGCCGTCCACTGATGCAGCGCGCGCTGCGGGCCTCGCGTACCGAAGAAGGCGGACTGCCCGAGGGCTTCCATGCCCTCGATGACCCCAACCACCCCTACCAGCAGCGGGGGTTCATCGCGCTCCAGCACGTCCTCAAGCTCACCGCGCTCGAGATCCGCTTCCAGCTCGAGAGCGGACAGGCCGACGCCGCCCTGGAGCACTGCATCGATGGGCTCGCGCTGTCGCGAGACATGGGGCACGGCACTGGCCTGATCGGGGCCATGATCTCCGTGGCCGGGAACACAATCCTCTTCCGGCCCTGTGCGGATGTGCTCCAGCACGCCTCGCCCGCGAGCCTGAAGCAGGCCACGGTGGCCCTGCGGCGCATCCGTGAGGGTCTGAGCCCCCTCTCGTCCGCCATGCGCACCGAGCGCCTCTTCTTGCCGCTGAGCGCATTCGGCCAGGTGCTCGCCCCCGAGCAACTCCATGCCCTTCCGGCCGGAGCGCGGGCCCTCTTGGGGCAAGGCCAGGCCGACCTGGTGGACATCCCCTTCTTCACCCCCGCCTTGATGCACCACGCCCTCGTCGAGTTCATGCGCCTCGCGGGGGAGGTCATGCCGCTCGTCGATCTTCCGCTCGCGGAACGCAAGGCTCCCTTCGACGCGCTGGGCCAGGAGGCCGTGCGGTCGTGGAACCCGCTCGTCCGCATGGGCCTGCCCGACTTCAGCGGATCCGCCGCCCGGGTGGACCTGCAGCGGGCCCGAGGCATACCTCCAGGGACTCTCGGCCGTCCTGGACCCGGAGGTGGCCCGGCTCCAGGAACTGACACTGACGGCGACGCCCTGAGCACGCGGGACCCAGGGTCACGGCTCACGGCGTGTACTTCACCGCCGTCATCCCCAACCGGTGCGGGCTCCGCGTGTGGAGCCCCGGGCTCGATGCGCCAGGGGCCTCACTTCAGCAGCGGAGCCAGCGCGGGCCAGACATGGTCGCGCAGCTTGGGCTGCACGGCGGCGACGGGGTGGATGTTGTCGGCCTGGAAGGAGGCGCGGTCCATGGCAATGGGCTCCAGCAGGAATGGGAGCAGGGACACCTTGTGCGCCTCGGCCACGGCTCGGTAGTTGGCCGCGAAGCCCTCCGTGTAGGCCTTCCCCAGGTTGGGCGGCATGCGCATGCCCACCAGCAACACCCGGGCGCCAGAGGCCTTGGCCGCGCTCACCATCTTCTCCAGGTGGGTCCGGGTCTGCTTGAGCGACAGGCCCCGCAGCCCGTCGTTGCCGCCCAGGGCGATGACCACCACCGCTGGCTGGTTGCGCGCGAGCTCTCGTTCGATTCGCGCGGCTCCGCCCGCGGTGGTTTCTCCACTGACGCTGGCGTTCACCACCCGCCATCCAGGCGTCTCCTTGGCCATCCGCTCGGCCGTCAGCGCCACCCAGCCCTCCTCCGGCGCGAGCCCGTAGGCGGCGGACAGCGAGTCCCCCATCACCAGCACCGTCCGCACGGGCCCGGCCTCCGCGACCGATGCTCCCAGCGTGGCCAGCCCCACGGCCAGTGCCACTACCAGGCAACCGAGCACACCGGCGGTCCGGGTGTGATCCCTCTTGTATCCTTGGCTCATCCGCTGCAACTCCTCCGGGCCGCCGTTACAAGCCTGCTCCGCGAACAGGCGCTCCCCTGACGAAGAACCCAAATATGCCCCACGACCTCGCGATGCACACCAAAGTCCAGCCAGACCCGCGGCGGTGGGCCCTCCAGGTGTCGGAAC contains:
- the nhaA gene encoding Na+/H+ antiporter NhaA; protein product: METRTVPPVPKLFKVAVAPVQAFFRLEAGSGILLALCAVVAMIWANSPWADSYVALFDAPLALGLGGTLFHFTFREFINDGLMTIFFFLVGMEIKRELAAGELRSLSKALLPLVAAVGGMVVPAGIYAALNAGTPALKGWAIPMATDIAFAIGCLTLLKGRVSHGLVVFLTALAIFDDIGGILVIAMFYGTGLHVDWLLGALAITLVLAACNKYYVRNGLVYAVLAGALWYAMHHGGVHATIAGVVVGMMIPAKPSRRGRDVLDELHGYIGQLLREPEDEAVRTGQLLHIEEQLEDIEPPLTRFVHLWHGWSAYAIVPLFALANSGISVKGMHLSDLLEPLPLGVMLGLFLGKQVGIFLFTWVAVKAGLSDMPGRARALQLHGVAVVAGIGFTVALFVAGLAFANEPLLLAEAKLGILLGSLLSAVVGYLVLRFGPMPRPGTQPSAEPASGAA
- a CDS encoding ABC1 kinase family protein, translated to MLLQDLNRVRQIGVIAARHGFGEWLERAGVWRLLGRREKVEVSPESQRASTAHRFRMLLNDLGPTFVKLGQILSTRADLLPAEFVEELATLQDQVEPIPLEDVYARIRESLGREATELFKEIDPQPLAAASIAQVHRAVTLEGDEVVVKVQRPGISERIDSDLVVLRSLARLLEAVVEETGIYSPTGIIDEFDRAIHEELDFVHEAANIRAFLENHRNRPYMKIPRVYAGLSSRTVLTMEFIRGVKISQAELSQEDRREVAGHILDASFRQLFEDGLFHGDPHPGNILVLEGNRLALLDFGVVGRLSRAMQETLVMLVLAVALKDSDSVARILYRVGVPDARANLMGFRNDIEGLLGRHLPTTLGEVDARSLMRELLDLAVKYRIRIPKEYALLSRASVSTEGMMRSLYPDLNILEVAMPYAKELLADRYDPSQLQGGLMRTLLRFQSLAQDLPTQLSQILLDLESGKFSVTVRAEQFEKLNENLRSAAIVMFLGLCACGFIVGAFISFAQTQWQYHGVPVLGILGVALSAALFGASLTWYLFGKRFGKVRVSRWLAKRRPR
- a CDS encoding serine/threonine protein kinase, with protein sequence MRDESGGNGRNGSDWPGFTPGTVVAGFTIEGLISTGSSGAVYRARRGEQLFAIKLVPRNPRGDREVDALRRMRHPNVVGFHGYGFWPDDEPRALVLALELVDGRPLDVWAREENPSALELVSQVLLPLALTLADVHAAGVVHRDIKEPNIVMREADGLPVLVDFGAAGLEDTPRLTLRLPPGTPEYRGPEAWRFAREWEGEPYPAGPGDDLWALGVVTYAVLTRRLPFGDRRDPGMVRAILHEPPPAPHALNPSVPLALSELCLRMLEKEPGARFASARELAEALATEWARADRSWLVPLFPGAGHEERPAPSLARPERQPPRRQWLAASSVLTMALALLATTPTQPPESPSPPPPQQASTRQELASTQVTGEVVPDAGPQKSPTPAPVAPATSNEETQMMTSKKARSLAAATLITCVGPGCASVQRRQPPPEEACPPGSEETLKRFGILVGQSMYLSLQLPIQGMVPVSEGGISVWLEEILPERLLPYRSMLHGKLLFGDNRVYGRFTKLQLKGSEEFLPICIELDEIVTDRRLNMNIGTATGVSVHPGSTPEKAIVRGLLRASVVHRFGF
- a CDS encoding DUF2381 family protein, whose product is MEAASACEDSRRIELSSPATAATREICVSPGIMTGFLFDTRVFLELQDEMRFVEVLRGRSGISFMPPRDMAIGERLRLTARSGDGSSEEIVTFTLVAHRGLATRQVEVYRDRRTRESYYQEAEQERANNQKLREELQRLWTQLEEKHGLRSLLASGLVDERGIRGTPAQKDGGPAPDTISYTKATFLRAKLFVVVWVSINNTTTTPWMATGASLIDSRGEELPGLILRHDAPIQPSESRPVYVEAGVSAWQAQGTMVLKLWDQRSRTVTIPGVVFPELEKTVREIHN
- a CDS encoding cellulase family glycosylhydrolase, yielding MHLRAIHWVLLSSILFLVGTPLPASALTFVNRGAQAGPRDVPPGQSVGFFIGIQSPEAVSNVTITFEIRPYTTSGGISPSAVHKQIVTGQNFIAGETKQYTRTSPSNLVPGDYLWMTKATNVAGTVVYFEAGRVVDNYTFHVNSGPLRYRRGINLMDLGNAGHVLPGIPGTTYSAPSLESLRYLKNRGHDVVRIPFIWERIQPDLNKGLNTDYKNLLLQTLRYANSVGLKVIVDMHNYGRYTSGGVTRAFGEAGGPTSTQYANVWSLIAAAIKADAPAYSAVYAYDIMNEPHDLPAVEGTLSSAVSISSFESGLDGWVAQGTEGVIREARGGQGSMKISGVATAKEGKSNIFGARLYSSTKSTSITHGRTFQAKVFVPTSTPGSVRARMVMSSMDWMTNYFSDEFPITKGIENRVYFNPDEALWASYKVIGIQFIVDGTTAGTSHVFYVDQVSQGTRTGEIKPPRQWEIYSQAVVDKLRYTNNDSTLLMVEGYSWSSAEKWPRNHPRKWITDRYNNIMYHAHIYMDALDFPEYEGDGGGKYKSHHDVYLAEARLKGHASVGAYTIARVKPFTDWVAAQGTQGFIGEYGWPSTQMHPNDKGAWEADGEEFLAFLDGIGMGATMWASGSWEKLPACNILNAYELDPVFKPLSQAAVLERHRGNP
- a CDS encoding arylesterase: MSQGYKRDHTRTAGVLGCLVVALAVGLATLGASVAEAGPVRTVLVMGDSLSAAYGLAPEEGWVALTAERMAKETPGWRVVNASVSGETTAGGAARIERELARNQPAVVVIALGGNDGLRGLSLKQTRTHLEKMVSAAKASGARVLLVGMRMPPNLGKAYTEGFAANYRAVAEAHKVSLLPFLLEPIAMDRASFQADNIHPVAAVQPKLRDHVWPALAPLLK